The genomic stretch AGAGCAATTTGCTCGTTGAGTTCTTCGATATTCTCTCCCTTGATCAAATGGGCATGTGGATGGTGATGCCATTTGGTCTTGAATCTGCCGATAGCACATAAATGTACATCACCTGACAAGATTGTGATTCTGACCCCGCTTGAAGCACCAAACTGGAGTAACTCATTGATGAAATGGTTACGCTCCCGTTTGTGATGTTTTGAACACCAATGGTCATTCAAGTCGTCCAAGACTTCGATATCACCGTCAAATTCATTGACCAAACCCTTGTTGATGACACCTTTAGCAGCCAAGGCACGCACAGGCTTTAAAACTGTTGAGGTCAACAACCATTCGAGCCAGACAAGACGAGGATAGAAAATGGGAACACCAAGCATCACAAGCAAGTGCTTGATCTCAGGAGCTGCCGCgacttccttcttcaatctaCTGAAGATGTTCTTGTATGAGGAAGGAGAAACTACttgtttcaactttctCTCGGTTCTACAGTCCACACCTACCAAGCCGATTTCCTTGCCAAGACGAGCATAGACGGAGTGGTTCTTTTGTTTTATATAAGGACCCGGTCCAGAGCCAAGGATCCAGCTAGGGTCGCTTTCGTGAGCTTTCTCCTCTATGCTGGTGTGTTGCTGAAACAACATATAGAATTTGTAAGCTACCGTTCCTACCGTAGAGAGCACTGGAGAAGCCATGGTAGAATCATGGTACGAGCCAAACCCATCGATGATGTCGTGGTCATCAAAGATGTTGACAGAGGGAATCTGGGCCATAGTTAACGGAAAAAGTCGCTGCAAGGTTTTCCCGTTTTTTCCAGTCCAGAACCCCTTACCAAACCAGGCCAAGTAGTGGTTCAAGTAataattgttcaattcagTCAACAAGAGATCTGTAGCTGCCATATGCTTCTTTTTATGGGAAGACAGCTCGGTCATCCATCTCAGCAATTCAGTCGAATTTAACTTGACAGAGTCACAGTAGATCTGGTCACCTCCTCCGAGCATGACGTGGTAGTGCTGGTCGCTGTGTTTGGCCAAGACGTCATACCAGAGAGAAGACTTGTATTCGCTGGTAGAGGTAGCAAGTGAGAAACCGTTACATGAAAAGGAAACAACATTCATTGATTCATCAACAGCCGGAATAAAAAACTGGAAGGACTGTTTGTAGTGGTTGTTAATGAAATACTTCACATTCTGTTCGTACAGAGTCAACTGCAAGTCGATGTCGtatctgaagaaagagaagccGTCTTGCTCGTGGTAATTGGTACCTGGAAACTCGCCGGACTTAACTAAGTCAGCCGAGCCGTCTTTTTCAGAAGCAGGGCCGATCTTATACGAAACTGGAGGGACCACAGAATCTTTGTTGTCCTTCACAACGATCATGATAGATCCACGGTAGTTGGTCAGGCCATTCTCCAAAGTGCCGGCGagacgaagaattggtcCACATCTCACATCAAGACCCCCTAGAGGCTCATCGATAGGTGATTCGGCCGGAACGTTTTCTC from Scheffersomyces stipitis CBS 6054 chromosome 2, complete sequence encodes the following:
- a CDS encoding predicted protein, whose translation is MPVPSTSDWFAPIPLADYRQINELSGENVPAESPIDEPLGGLDVRCGPILRLAGTLENGSTNYRGSIMIVVKDNKDSVVPPVSYKIGPASEKDGSADLVKSGEFPGTNYHEQDGFSFFRYDIDLQLTSYEQNVKYFINNHYKQSFQFFIPAVDESMNVVSFSCNGFSLATSTSEYKSSLWYDVLAKHSDQHYHVMLGGGDQIYCDSVKLNSTELSRWMTESSSHKKKHMAATDLLLTELNNYYLNHYLAWFGKGFWTGKNGKTLQRLFPLTMAQIPSVNIFDDHDIIDGFGSYHDSTMASPVLSTVGTVAYKFYMLFQQHTSIEEKAHESDPSWILGSGPGPYIKQKNHSVYARLGKEIGLVGVDCRTERKLKQVVSPSSYKNIFSRLKKEVAAAPEIKHLLVMLGVPIFYPRLVWLEWLLTSTVLKPVRALAAKGVINKGLVNEFDGDIEVLDDLNDHWCSKHHKRERNHFINELLQFGASSGVRITILSGDVHLCAIGRFKTKWHHHPHAHLIKGENIEELNEQIASRPEYDPRLIFNIISSAIINAPPPDAMAGLLNRRSKIHHFDNGVTDEDIVPIFLNDVDGSPRENQQFMNKRNWSDLIIAKQSKYKTKITSDSAEEVVRKFPRPVFDDGTEPKNDLNKKTANERFIEYPLYDDSLVTTLHVEQEPNNYDAPTTGYEVFIPKLAGSFKLDPTSVKHLH